From the Terriglobales bacterium genome, one window contains:
- a CDS encoding SGNH/GDSL hydrolase family protein, translating into MSPLAAAQQLRSEQYSDETWKPQLIVISLGTNDFSTPLNPREQWKTRDELHSDYEATYIRFIHTLRVRNPNAYIILWATDMANGEIGSEVQRVVEQLKKDGDRNVAFVPVEHLSFTGCDYHPSTADDNLIRDALVRVIDAKPEIWQGQ; encoded by the coding sequence ATGTCCCCGTTAGCCGCAGCTCAGCAGCTTAGAAGTGAGCAGTACAGCGATGAAACATGGAAGCCTCAGCTTATTGTGATTTCGTTGGGAACGAACGATTTCTCAACGCCGCTCAATCCGCGCGAGCAATGGAAGACCCGAGACGAACTCCACTCCGACTACGAAGCAACCTACATCCGCTTCATCCACACACTTCGAGTCAGAAATCCAAACGCATACATCATCCTGTGGGCAACAGACATGGCCAATGGCGAGATTGGGTCAGAGGTGCAAAGGGTTGTAGAGCAACTGAAGAAAGATGGTGATCGAAACGTCGCCTTCGTTCCAGTCGAGCACCTGTCATTCACCGGCTGCGACTACCATCCATCGACCGCAGACGATAATCTCATACGAGACGCGCTCGTACG